TGTTTCAGTTCAGGGCGTATCCGCCTCGGGTCTGCCCTGAGCGCTCCCCTCTCACAGATCTTCTCGCTGACGTTAATCCCGGTGGCCGCCACCATCTTCGGCGGGGTGGTGGCCAGTTACCGCGTTCCAGGGGAAAAGCTCCGCAGCTTTGTCCAGCATTTCGCCGCCGGTGTCGTGTTCGCGGCAGTGGCCGGAGAACTGCTGCCGGAGATCACCAAAGGACATCAGCCAGTTGGTGTGGTGATCGGCTTTTCACTCGGGGTCGCGGTCCTGCTAGCGGTACGGCAATTCGCAGAGGCCCTGGAACGCCGGAGTGGTGAGAAAGGCGAGAGTAGCCTGATCGCGGCAGTTGGGATCGACGTCTTCATCGACGGCCTGCTGATCGGTGTAGGCTTCGCGGCTGGTGCCAGGGTGGGAATGTTGCTGGTGGTCGCCCTGACGCTGGAGTTGCTCTTCCTGGGCGTCTCAGTGGCGTCCAGCCTCGGGCAGTCCGGTGTATCCAGGGCACGCACCATCCTGACCATCAGTGGCCTCAGCCTGGCAGTGATCGTGGGATCGCTGCTGGGGGGCACGCTCCTTCAGGGCCTTCACGGTCTGGCGCTGGAGATCGTGCTGTCGTTCGGCGCGGCGGCATTGCTGTATCTGGTCACCGAGGAACTTCTGACTGAAGCACATGAAGTGAAGGAGACGCCGCTGATCACCGCAGCTTTCTTCGCGGGCTTCGTCGCGCTTTACCTGATTGAACTCTCGACCTGAGTATCATCCTTTCAAAAGGCGATTCCTTATGACTCACTCCCACAACCATGCGGCACATGACGACCATGAGCACGGCGGTCATGCTCACGGGCACCACCACAACCATGCTCCCGCCGATTTTGGCCGGGCGTTCCTGATCGGCATTGGCCTCAACACGATCTTCGTCATCTTTGAGGTCATCTACGGCACGCTGGCCAAATCTCTGGCGCTGGTGGCCGACGCTGGACACAACGCCAGCGACGTGCTGGGCCTGCTGCTCGCCTGGGGCGCGTACCTGGTCGCTAAGCGCCGACCATCGCAAAAGCACACCTACGGCCTGCGGCGCAGCAGCATCCTGGCCTCGCTCACCAACGCGGTGCTGCTGCTCGTCGCCCTCGGAGCGATCATCTGGGAGGCGCTGCACCGCTTCAGTCAGCCAGCCCCGGTGGCGGGCGGCACGGTCATCTGGGTGGCGACGCTGGGCATCGCCATCAACGGCGTCACTGCGTACCTGTTCGCCTCTGGGCGCAAGGGGGACCTGAACCTCCGAGGAGCGTACCAGCACATGTTCGCCGACGCGCTCGTCTCGGCCGGTGTGGTGGTGGCGGGCATCGTGATCCTCTTCACCGGCTGGAACTGGCTCGACCCGGTGGTCAGCCTGATACTCGCCGCCGTGATCCTGTACGGCACCTGGGGCCTGCTGCGCGAGTCGCTCGACCTGGCGCTCGACGCGGTGCCGGAGAGTGTGGACCTGAACGAGGTGAAGTCCTTCCTGAGTGCCCAGCCTGGAGTAGCGGGTGTGCACGACCTGCACGTCTGGGGAATGAGCACCACCGAAACCGCCATGACGGTGCATCTGGTGATGCCGCAGGGCCTGCCGGATGAGGCTCTCCAGCACCTGCGGCATGAACTCCACGAACAGTTCGGCGTCGAGCATGCCACGGTTCAGGTGGAACAGGGCCGGGTTCCCTGCGATCTGCTTTCCGACGAGGTGGTGTGATGGGCGTGCCGGAAGAGACCCTGGACATCGTCTATTCTCTGGAAATGATTCTCACTTCTCAAGAAGACGCCTGTGAGGTGAGCTGTGTTCATCCGGAAGCTGTTCAGAAAGCAAAACAGGCCCTGCCGGATGTCGCCTGCGTCGAGGAGGCCAGCGCACTGCTCAAGGCTGTCGCCGACCCAACCCGGCTGCGGCTGCTGAGCGCCCTGAGCGCCTGCGAACTGTGCGTCTGTGACCTCGCGGCTGTGGTCGGGATCAGCGAGAGTGCCGTCAGCCACCAGCTGCGCTTCCTGCGGGCGCATCGCCTCGTAACGTTTCGCAAGGAGGGGCGGATCGCCTATTACCGACTGCTCGATCACCACGTCACCGTGCTAATCGGCAGCGCCCTAGAGCATGCCCGCGAGTAAGCGGACCTGGCTGATCGGTGCTCTGGTGATTCTTGGAGGACTCGGCGTCTGGTGGACCAGCGAACGCCGCTGGTCCGGGCCGTTGTACTGCATCGAGAAGCCGGGAACCCTCTGGAACGGCGTGGCCGCGTTGCCCGCCGAGTACACACCAGAGTGCCCGGAAAGTCGCAGTTACCGTCAGGAGGTAAGGAGCGGCCTGAGCCGGGTGGAACGGTACCGCGTGGACGGCTGGCATCCCAACGTCCTGCTCGGCGTGATGAAGCAGGCTGGGTATCGTCAGACCACCGATGACCCGATTGCCCCCGGGAATTACGCGGCCTTCCTGACCGGGCAGAGCGGCATGATCCAGTACCTGGCCAATCTTCAGGATAGGCAGACGGTGGTGACGCTCAGCGGCCGACCGTAAACAACACGCCGCCTCACGATCTCAGTGCGGCGGCCCTGAGCACAGTCAGCAGCGAGGACGGGCCTTCGGTCCTTCTCCGTCTGCCGCAGGCCAAATTAAGGCAACACAACCCCTCATTGTCTGTGGTTTTCATGCCGGACACATTCAAACGGAGGATGACACGGAGGCTAGGCTGCGTTTGCGCCTGTTCACGAATCATCTGCAGATTGTGATTGTTCGTGATGAGGTGACCTCGGTGGAGGAAGCCGCTGCCGCTCGCTAACTGCTGACCGCGCAGTTCAACGCGGATGTGGATCACACCGCTTTGAACGCGCTCAATAGTTTGGGCCAGGATGGAACGGGGCACGCTCAAAGTTTAGTGTCAAACAACCAAGAGCATGTCGCGCTACCGATCAGCAAGCTTGCTCTTGCCCTGAGGCAGCCACGATAGAAGCCCCCTACGGCCTTCTCGTATCCTCCACGGGCCGTTCTGACCTATGGTTGAGGGGAATGCTTGACGACACTGCAGGAATGCCCGGATTCATCCGCTCGGCAGCGGACGATTCCACTTATTTCCGCAGCATCGTGCTGTTTGGCACCAACACGGCGTCCTACAAGTTCGCGCTGAGCCGCGCGCTGCTGGTCCTGGCGGCCGAAGGGCGTAGCCGGGTCACTCTACCCGAACTGGCCCCCTACTTCACCGCTCCCCTGCTGGCCCACGTGCAACGCGGAAAGAGGCAGGGGACGGTCCCGAGCAGCGTGTTCCTGGAGGGTGCCGCCGCCCACCTGTGCGGTCAGCTGGATGCGGACGCCTTTCATGCCCTCACCGTGCAGCAAGCTTTCCGCTACGTGCTGGACGTGTATCACCGTCTGCCCGGTGGGGAATCGGCAACGGAGTTCTTCCAGCTGGAACGCGGGCGTCTGCGGGCCTTGGTGCTCACCGACGCACTGCTGGCCCTTTCCCCTATAGATCGTCAGTTGCTGGATGCTGAGACGGAGGCCCGTTGGGATCTGGTTGAACACGCCTGGACCGAGGGAAGCGCATCAGAGACAGCAGGCCGCTCCCCAACGTACGAGGAAGCCAGCGGTGAGCTGGTGCTGGTGCCCTGGCGGCACCAGACCCGCGTTTCGCTCACGCGTTTGCGCCCTGCCCTAAGCGGCTACCAGAAAGGCCACTGCTTTTATTGCTATCAACCGGTGGACATGACCTCCGGCGAAGCGTGCCATGTGGATCACGTCTTCCCGTGGGTGCTGGGCTACCGCCTGCCGGATGTGGACCTGAACGCGGTGTGGAATCTCGTGCTGAGTTGCGAGACCTGCAATGCCGGTCCAGGGGGGAAATCGGATGCCATTCCGGCCCGGCGTTTTCTGCAGCGGTTGCACCGCCGCAACTCGTACCTGATCGACAGCCACCATCCGCTCCGGGTAGCCCTGATGCAGGACACGGGAAGCACCGCCGAGGCCCGCTGGACTTTCCTGACTTCCCTGGAAACCTTTGCCCTGGAGCAGCGGTCCAAACGCTGGAATGGGCGCGCCGAACACCCGCCAGTATTTTGATTGCGGTTGCCTCCAGGAACACCGATGATGCGGATGATCCGTGGCCCAGGTGCCGTCCTGCTAGCCGGAGCTGCTGCTCCGCCAGCAGGCTGGAGATCTGATAGAAAGCCACGGGGCGGCGGTCAGGTGGTCAGGTGGTCAGTGGACGCCATGCCCTCCCTAACCCAGTGATGTGATGAGACATGAACGACTGGGACGTGAGAAACACGTAAGAGAGTTTTCCCTAAGCTCGGTGCAATGAAGAAATACTTCAAGCTCACCGCACTCGTCCTCGGCTTCATGCTCGGCAGCTTCGCAAACGCCGAGTTACAGCGTGTGCCTGGAACCAACACGTATTACGAAAAAGATCTCGATGCCATGACCGACGCCAATACAAGTATGGTTGTCGTCGCAGAGATCAATGACACGCAAGGCGAGACCGCCATGGCTTTTATTTGCCGTGATGGCAAAGCCAGTGCATTCCTGAATACGAGGAACAACCTGATGAGCAGTGGGGAATACGACCTTGAACGCTCCCCTAATCTGATGTACCGGGTGGATTCGCAGCAAGCCAAGACCATTCCGTCACAAACTGGCCTCACCAGTGGAGAGCCGGACTTAACTCTTCTGGCTTTTGATGACGCTCGCGACGCCATCCTGACTGCTGCCTTCACAAATACCACGAGCAAAATCGTCATGCGCGTACTGCGAAACAATGGCAGCGCATTGGACGATACCTTCTCCATAGGTGGTTTCAAAGAGGCAATGCGAGTTGTAAATTATCGCAAATAGGTGATAAATTTGCGGTTATTTGAGCGAATTTAGAACTGAAACGAGTAAATACCAGTCCGTCATAGTGTAATTGGACAACACTCCGTCTTTTAGATTGGTACCTACAAGAATCATTCATATATTTGAGAAAATTGAGCTGCAGAGGAATATTATATGCTTCGAAAATCAGTAATTCTAGTCGGATCAGTCATTCTTACCTACGCGGCCGCTCAATCCCAAATCCCGAACACCAAAATTTCTTATCAGTTATCTATCAGCTCGGAGATCTCCGGTAATAGTGGACAGGTCATTCTTAGAGAGCTGAACGATCAGACAGGCAGTACAGCTTTAATTTTTCAATGCACTGAGGGAAGCACAATAATTCTTCTGAAGACAAAAAATGCACTTATGACTCTGAACCAGTATCAACAGGCCCAGGCACCTCAAATAGGGTATCGCATAGATAATGGTGAAGCACGTTCAATGCGCTCATTTTATATTCCAAATGATGAAGAACCTATATTGAATGCCGTCAACTTCGCCCTCAATAGCATGTTTTTGATGCCAAACTTATTGGCCGCGAAGTCTAAAATAATTATGACCACCCTCAGCACAAACGGGAAAACTCTGAGCTACACTTTTCCCACCAAAGGGCTTACGCAAGCCCTCAAAGCAGTTAACAACTGTCGTTGATTGATGATCCGCAAAAGCGGAGCAGGCACACAGGCAGCTTGCTCCGGAGATTGGGTTGCTCAGCGTTGACACCCTCTGCTGTCATGGAGACGCTTCGAACTGAGGTGAGGACCGTCGGCCGACGGCGCATCAACGAGGTTCGGGCACATAGCTGAACGTCCCGCTGACCAGCACCTGACTCCTCCCACTTGAATCTGCAGCATTGTTGAGCAAAGCGTTGTCAATCTTGAGGGTCACGAACTGCTGGCTGATCTTAAGCACTGTCACGGTGCCTTGGGTGCCCACAGCCTTCCAGTCGGTCTTGAGCACCCCACGGATGTCAACGCTGTAGAGCACTGTTGCCGCAACTTCCCCGTCAACTCCGAGGCGTCCCTCCCTCCTGTCCATGCTCTGAACCTTGAATGCGTCACCCGCTTTGATGGTGCCGCTGGCCTTTCCCAAAATCACGGCAAACTGACGAATGCTGGCTGGGGTGCCAGGAATACCAGTCACACCGATGGTGATGACGCCGTAACCGCCACTATCGCCTTCCTCATGCTGTCCCGGGCGGGACAGGCTGATCTACCGCTGGGGGCAGCACCGTGTTTTTTTACCCAGCACGAGAGTCACCTCTTCGCCAGAGCAATGGGCGACC
The nucleotide sequence above comes from Deinococcus detaillensis. Encoded proteins:
- a CDS encoding ZIP family metal transporter, translated to MAATIFGGVVASYRVPGEKLRSFVQHFAAGVVFAAVAGELLPEITKGHQPVGVVIGFSLGVAVLLAVRQFAEALERRSGEKGESSLIAAVGIDVFIDGLLIGVGFAAGARVGMLLVVALTLELLFLGVSVASSLGQSGVSRARTILTISGLSLAVIVGSLLGGTLLQGLHGLALEIVLSFGAAALLYLVTEELLTEAHEVKETPLITAAFFAGFVALYLIELST
- a CDS encoding cation diffusion facilitator family transporter; its protein translation is MTHSHNHAAHDDHEHGGHAHGHHHNHAPADFGRAFLIGIGLNTIFVIFEVIYGTLAKSLALVADAGHNASDVLGLLLAWGAYLVAKRRPSQKHTYGLRRSSILASLTNAVLLLVALGAIIWEALHRFSQPAPVAGGTVIWVATLGIAINGVTAYLFASGRKGDLNLRGAYQHMFADALVSAGVVVAGIVILFTGWNWLDPVVSLILAAVILYGTWGLLRESLDLALDAVPESVDLNEVKSFLSAQPGVAGVHDLHVWGMSTTETAMTVHLVMPQGLPDEALQHLRHELHEQFGVEHATVQVEQGRVPCDLLSDEVV
- a CDS encoding ArsR/SmtB family transcription factor, with protein sequence MILTSQEDACEVSCVHPEAVQKAKQALPDVACVEEASALLKAVADPTRLRLLSALSACELCVCDLAAVVGISESAVSHQLRFLRAHRLVTFRKEGRIAYYRLLDHHVTVLIGSALEHARE
- a CDS encoding HNH endonuclease, with amino-acid sequence MLDDTAGMPGFIRSAADDSTYFRSIVLFGTNTASYKFALSRALLVLAAEGRSRVTLPELAPYFTAPLLAHVQRGKRQGTVPSSVFLEGAAAHLCGQLDADAFHALTVQQAFRYVLDVYHRLPGGESATEFFQLERGRLRALVLTDALLALSPIDRQLLDAETEARWDLVEHAWTEGSASETAGRSPTYEEASGELVLVPWRHQTRVSLTRLRPALSGYQKGHCFYCYQPVDMTSGEACHVDHVFPWVLGYRLPDVDLNAVWNLVLSCETCNAGPGGKSDAIPARRFLQRLHRRNSYLIDSHHPLRVALMQDTGSTAEARWTFLTSLETFALEQRSKRWNGRAEHPPVF